A window of Clavibacter michiganensis contains these coding sequences:
- a CDS encoding gamma-glutamyltransferase family protein, whose amino-acid sequence MTFRAPDAFTTRPTLRGTFGMSASTHWLASGTGQAVLERGGNAFDAAVAAAFVLHVVEPHLNGPGGDMTAVVKVAGEGAPKLLMGQGSAPAAASPERFRQERLDRVPGAGALAAAVPAAVDAWLLLLRDHGTWELGDVWAFAIGYARDGHPVLESVRRTIAGVGDLFREHWSASAAFWMPDGEAPVAGSLVRNPAWAAAMERILAEASTAAGAGTTREQRIEAARTVWAEGFVAEEMVASVQDPHRHSTGADHAGLITAADLAGSRASWEDAVSIGFRGLRIWKTDAWGQGPALLQALMILDGFTDEEIDPATAAGIHRIIEAQKLALADREAYYGDAVPGGAPLDVLLSPEYAAERRALITDDASHELRPGRVDGVEPFLPPLVVEGDAPASAGGTGEPTVSRSGETRGDTCHLDIVDRWGNMISATPSGGWLQSSPFIPALGFCLGTRLQMTWLEPGGPSSLVPGRRPRTTLTPTLITRDGEPVEALGSPGGDQQDQWQLPYLLRTIVGGFSPQQAVDAPTFHTTSVPGSFWPRTWTPGGLVVEGRVGEDVIADLRARGHVVEVAGDWTLGRLSAVTRDPATGLLGAAANPRGAQGYAVGR is encoded by the coding sequence GTGACGTTCCGCGCGCCCGACGCATTCACCACCCGACCCACGCTCCGCGGCACATTCGGCATGAGCGCCTCGACGCACTGGCTCGCGTCCGGCACCGGCCAGGCCGTGCTCGAGCGCGGCGGCAACGCCTTCGACGCGGCGGTCGCCGCCGCGTTCGTGCTGCACGTGGTGGAGCCGCACCTCAACGGGCCGGGCGGCGACATGACCGCCGTCGTGAAGGTCGCGGGGGAGGGTGCGCCGAAGCTGCTCATGGGGCAGGGATCCGCGCCCGCCGCCGCCAGCCCTGAGCGCTTCCGCCAGGAGCGCCTCGACCGCGTGCCCGGCGCCGGCGCGCTGGCCGCGGCCGTGCCCGCCGCGGTCGACGCGTGGCTGCTGCTGCTGCGCGACCACGGCACGTGGGAGCTCGGCGACGTGTGGGCCTTCGCCATCGGGTACGCGCGCGACGGGCACCCCGTGCTCGAGAGCGTCCGTCGCACCATCGCGGGCGTCGGCGACCTGTTCCGCGAGCACTGGTCCGCGTCTGCCGCGTTCTGGATGCCGGACGGCGAGGCGCCCGTCGCGGGGTCGCTCGTGCGCAACCCGGCGTGGGCGGCGGCGATGGAGCGGATCCTCGCCGAGGCGTCGACCGCAGCCGGCGCTGGCACGACGCGCGAGCAGCGCATCGAGGCCGCCCGCACCGTCTGGGCCGAGGGCTTCGTCGCGGAGGAGATGGTCGCGAGCGTGCAGGACCCGCACCGGCACTCCACGGGCGCCGACCACGCGGGGCTGATCACCGCCGCGGACCTCGCCGGCTCGCGCGCGTCGTGGGAGGACGCGGTGTCGATCGGGTTCCGCGGCCTGCGCATCTGGAAGACCGACGCCTGGGGCCAGGGGCCGGCGCTGCTGCAGGCGCTGATGATCCTCGACGGGTTCACGGACGAGGAGATCGACCCGGCGACGGCCGCGGGGATCCACCGCATCATCGAGGCGCAGAAGCTCGCCCTCGCGGACCGCGAGGCGTACTACGGCGACGCCGTGCCGGGCGGCGCGCCCCTCGACGTGCTGCTGTCGCCCGAGTACGCGGCCGAGAGGCGCGCGCTCATCACCGACGATGCCTCGCACGAGCTGCGTCCCGGGCGCGTCGACGGCGTCGAGCCCTTCCTGCCGCCGCTCGTGGTCGAGGGCGACGCGCCCGCCTCCGCCGGCGGCACGGGCGAGCCGACGGTCTCCCGCTCGGGCGAGACCCGCGGCGACACCTGCCACCTCGACATCGTCGACCGGTGGGGCAACATGATCTCCGCCACGCCCTCCGGCGGCTGGCTCCAGTCGTCGCCGTTCATCCCCGCGCTCGGCTTCTGCCTCGGCACCCGCCTGCAGATGACGTGGCTCGAGCCCGGCGGCCCGTCGTCGCTCGTGCCCGGCCGCCGGCCGCGCACGACGCTGACGCCCACGCTGATCACGCGCGACGGCGAGCCCGTGGAGGCGCTCGGCTCGCCCGGCGGCGATCAGCAGGACCAGTGGCAGCTGCCGTACCTGCTGCGCACGATCGTCGGCGGCTTCAGCCCCCAGCAGGCCGTGGACGCGCCGACGTTCCACACGACGAGCGTCCCCGGCTCCTTCTGGCCGCGCACCTGGACGCCCGGCGGCCTCGTGGTCGAGGGGCGCGTGGGCGAGGACGTCATCGCGGATCTCCGGGCGCGCGGGCACGTCGTGGAGGTGGCGGGGGACTGGACGCTCGGGCGCCTGTCGGCCGTGACGCGGGATCCCGCCACCGGGCTGCTCGGTGCCGCGGCCAACCCGCGCGGGGCCCAGGGGTACGCGGTCGGACGATGA
- a CDS encoding MFS transporter → MTDTSGVGFRSERGPILIALMMTTGLVAIDSTILATAVPSIVDDLGGFASFPWLFSIYLLAQAVSVPLYAKLSDTVGRKPIILIGIGLFLVGSVLCGFAWSMPALIAARAIQGLGAGAVAPMAITIAGDIYTVAERAKTQGYLASVWAVSSVVGPTLGGVFSEFTTWRWIFFVNVPLCLLAGWMIVRRFHESIERTKHRVDYAGAALLTVGLSLLILAVLEGGQAWAWDSVPSMGAFAIGAVLIVAFLLVERRAAEPVLPLWVFSRRLLLTTTLVSLGVGAILIGLTSYVPTYLEGSLRVTPLVSGLALAALTIGWPISASLSGRLYLRIGFRRTVLIGMALTIVGTGSIAALAGTPTLAGIAAGCFVVGLGLGLVATPSLIGAQSSVGWGERGVVTGANLFARSIGSAVGVAVFGAIANAIFAASAGGQRDPDAVIAASGAVFLAVGVCALATVVAGLLMPESRVEDTEIARAEPVVD, encoded by the coding sequence ATGACTGACACCAGCGGCGTCGGATTCCGATCCGAGCGCGGACCCATCCTCATCGCCCTGATGATGACGACGGGCCTCGTGGCCATCGACTCGACCATCCTCGCCACCGCGGTGCCGTCCATCGTGGACGACCTCGGCGGCTTCGCCTCGTTCCCGTGGTTGTTCTCCATCTACCTGCTCGCGCAGGCGGTGTCCGTGCCGCTCTACGCGAAGCTCAGCGACACCGTGGGCCGCAAGCCCATCATCCTCATCGGGATCGGCCTGTTCCTCGTGGGATCCGTGCTGTGCGGGTTCGCGTGGAGCATGCCCGCGCTCATCGCGGCGCGTGCGATCCAGGGCCTCGGCGCGGGCGCGGTGGCGCCCATGGCGATCACGATCGCCGGCGACATCTACACGGTCGCCGAGCGCGCCAAGACGCAGGGCTACCTCGCGAGCGTGTGGGCCGTCTCGAGCGTGGTCGGCCCGACCCTCGGCGGCGTGTTCTCCGAGTTCACGACCTGGCGCTGGATCTTCTTCGTCAACGTGCCGCTGTGCCTCCTCGCCGGCTGGATGATCGTCCGCCGCTTCCACGAGTCGATCGAGCGCACGAAGCACCGCGTCGACTACGCGGGGGCCGCGCTCCTCACGGTGGGCCTCAGCCTCCTGATCCTCGCGGTGCTCGAGGGCGGTCAGGCCTGGGCGTGGGACTCCGTGCCGAGCATGGGCGCGTTCGCCATCGGCGCCGTGCTGATCGTCGCGTTCCTGCTGGTGGAGCGCCGCGCCGCCGAGCCCGTGCTCCCGCTCTGGGTGTTCTCGCGCCGCCTGCTGCTCACGACCACGCTCGTGTCGCTCGGCGTCGGCGCGATCCTCATCGGCCTCACCTCCTACGTGCCCACCTACCTCGAGGGGTCGCTGCGGGTCACACCGCTCGTCTCCGGCCTCGCGCTCGCAGCGCTCACGATCGGCTGGCCGATCTCGGCGTCGCTGTCGGGCCGCCTGTACCTCCGCATCGGGTTCCGCCGCACGGTGCTCATCGGCATGGCGCTCACGATCGTCGGCACCGGATCCATCGCGGCGCTCGCCGGCACGCCCACGCTCGCCGGCATCGCCGCCGGCTGCTTCGTGGTGGGCCTGGGTCTCGGCCTCGTCGCGACGCCCAGCCTCATCGGCGCGCAGTCGAGCGTCGGCTGGGGCGAGCGCGGCGTCGTCACGGGCGCGAACCTGTTCGCGCGCTCGATCGGCAGCGCGGTGGGCGTCGCCGTCTTCGGCGCGATCGCCAACGCGATCTTCGCGGCGTCGGCCGGCGGGCAGCGGGATCCGGACGCCGTGATCGCCGCATCCGGCGCCGTGTTCCTCGCGGTCGGCGTCTGCGCGCTCGCGACCGTGGTCGCGGGCCTGCTGATGCCGGAGTCGCGCGTCGAGGACACCGAGATCGCCCGCGCCGAACCCGTCGTCGACTGA
- a CDS encoding LLM class flavin-dependent oxidoreductase produces MAQEIELGLDTFGDVTVGPDGRELPYAEVIRNVVAEGVLADQVGIDFIGLGEHHRDDYAISSPEVALAAIAATTSRIRLGSAVTVLSSDDPVRVFQRFATLDAVSNGRAEVILGRGSFTESFPLFGYELSDYERLFEEKLGLFAELVKETPVTWSGSTRAGLTEHDVFPKTAHGIKTWVGVGGSPESVVRAARHGFPLMLAIIGGEPHRFAPYADLFARALDQLEQPRLPVGIHSPGYVGETDAEAREAFFPDYQVMHARIGKDRGWPPLARASYEQEIEHGSLYVGSPETVARKIAATLKAVGATRFDLKYSAGPFSHERMMGGIERYGTIVAPMVRDILA; encoded by the coding sequence ATGGCGCAGGAGATCGAGCTCGGACTGGACACGTTCGGCGACGTCACGGTCGGACCGGACGGCCGTGAGCTGCCCTACGCCGAGGTGATCCGCAACGTCGTCGCCGAGGGCGTGCTGGCCGACCAGGTCGGCATCGACTTCATCGGCCTGGGCGAGCACCACCGCGACGACTACGCGATCTCCTCCCCCGAGGTCGCGCTCGCCGCCATCGCCGCGACGACCTCGCGCATCCGCCTCGGATCCGCCGTCACGGTCCTCAGCTCCGACGACCCGGTGCGCGTGTTCCAGCGCTTCGCGACGCTCGACGCGGTCTCGAACGGTCGCGCCGAGGTCATCCTCGGCCGCGGATCGTTCACCGAGTCGTTCCCCCTCTTCGGCTACGAGCTGAGCGACTACGAGCGCCTCTTCGAGGAGAAGCTCGGCCTCTTCGCCGAGCTCGTGAAGGAGACGCCCGTCACCTGGAGCGGCTCGACGCGCGCCGGCCTCACCGAGCACGACGTGTTCCCGAAGACCGCCCACGGCATCAAGACCTGGGTGGGCGTCGGCGGCAGCCCCGAGTCGGTCGTGCGCGCCGCGCGCCATGGCTTCCCGCTCATGCTCGCGATCATCGGCGGCGAGCCGCACCGCTTCGCCCCCTACGCCGACCTGTTCGCGCGCGCCCTCGACCAGCTCGAGCAGCCGCGCCTGCCCGTCGGGATCCACTCGCCCGGCTACGTCGGCGAGACCGACGCCGAGGCGCGCGAGGCCTTCTTCCCCGACTACCAGGTGATGCACGCCCGCATCGGCAAGGACCGCGGCTGGCCGCCGCTCGCCCGCGCCTCCTACGAGCAGGAGATCGAGCACGGCTCGCTGTACGTGGGATCCCCGGAGACCGTGGCCCGCAAGATCGCCGCGACGCTGAAGGCCGTGGGCGCCACGCGCTTCGACCTCAAGTACAGCGCGGGCCCGTTCTCGCACGAGCGGATGATGGGAGGGATCGAGCGCTACGGCACGATCGTCGCGCCCATGGTCCGCGACATCCTGGCCTGA
- a CDS encoding esterase: MTGAPPSDPEPGRDDAAEPSDAWAVQPAAGARALSTGPLASLRSATIGRLQYRVLYREMRRATFPRDSPTGSLSGPDPFGLAVVGEGTAVGYQTVSHDLGVAGQVAHKLAARTGRGVFWSVQAFPDFTVRSWRAGLDAFPAWASTDVAVLALGIGDAIRFTPTPLWESLLDACITGMQARMPEGALVLVTEVPPLEISPVTPPLIAGPVGRHAEALNRSTRRVVARHDRADSVPFPAWRIPEFTAPNPEDTLYGRVYRAWAELLVERIAPS; this comes from the coding sequence ATGACCGGCGCACCGCCCTCCGACCCCGAACCGGGTCGCGATGACGCCGCGGAGCCGTCCGACGCGTGGGCCGTCCAGCCCGCAGCGGGCGCGCGGGCGCTCTCGACCGGGCCGCTCGCGTCGCTCCGGTCGGCCACGATCGGGCGGCTCCAGTACCGCGTCCTCTACCGCGAGATGCGGCGCGCCACCTTCCCCCGCGACTCCCCCACCGGATCGCTGTCCGGCCCCGATCCCTTCGGCCTCGCCGTCGTGGGCGAGGGCACGGCGGTCGGCTACCAGACCGTGTCGCACGACCTCGGCGTCGCCGGGCAGGTCGCGCACAAGCTCGCCGCCCGCACCGGCCGCGGCGTCTTCTGGTCCGTGCAGGCGTTCCCCGACTTCACCGTGCGCTCCTGGCGCGCGGGCCTCGATGCGTTCCCCGCGTGGGCGAGCACCGACGTGGCCGTCCTCGCCCTGGGCATAGGCGACGCGATCCGCTTCACCCCGACGCCGCTCTGGGAGTCGCTGCTCGACGCGTGCATCACGGGCATGCAGGCGCGCATGCCCGAGGGCGCGCTCGTGCTCGTGACGGAGGTGCCGCCGCTCGAGATCTCGCCCGTCACGCCCCCGCTCATCGCCGGTCCCGTCGGGCGCCACGCCGAGGCGCTGAACCGCAGCACCCGCCGGGTCGTCGCGCGCCACGACCGGGCCGACAGCGTGCCCTTCCCGGCCTGGCGGATCCCGGAGTTCACGGCGCCGAACCCGGAGGACACCCTGTACGGACGCGTCTACCGGGCGTGGGCGGAGCTGCTGGTGGAGCGGATCGCGCCGTCGTGA
- a CDS encoding NAD(P)H-hydrate epimerase, which translates to MSDPALIADGYAAADIRAAEAPLLAAGAQLMRVAAAGLARACRALAPDGPVLVLVGAGNNGGDALLAAAELAREGREVGVIRTAGRIHEAGAAQAVAAGVPITSADELDDATLADIARSSALVVDGILGIGTTDSPALRGEGRRVVAALLPVVTAEGGPAVIARDIPSGVGCDDAAVPDPAVLPADVTVTFGAGKAGLMQGPGRALAGRVELVDVGLDLSGATPLVRAAR; encoded by the coding sequence GTGAGCGACCCCGCCCTGATCGCCGACGGCTACGCGGCCGCGGACATCCGCGCCGCCGAGGCACCGCTGCTCGCGGCCGGGGCGCAGCTCATGCGCGTGGCGGCCGCCGGTCTCGCGCGGGCGTGCCGCGCTCTCGCACCCGACGGTCCGGTGCTCGTGCTGGTCGGCGCCGGGAACAACGGCGGCGACGCGCTGCTGGCCGCGGCCGAGCTCGCGCGCGAGGGCCGCGAGGTGGGCGTCATCCGGACGGCCGGGCGCATCCACGAGGCTGGCGCCGCACAGGCCGTCGCGGCCGGCGTGCCCATCACCTCCGCGGACGAGCTGGACGACGCGACCCTCGCGGACATCGCGCGCTCGTCGGCGCTCGTCGTGGACGGGATCCTCGGCATCGGCACCACCGACAGCCCGGCTCTCCGCGGCGAGGGCCGCCGGGTCGTCGCCGCGCTGCTGCCCGTCGTGACCGCGGAGGGCGGTCCCGCCGTGATCGCGCGCGACATCCCGAGCGGCGTCGGCTGCGACGACGCCGCGGTGCCGGATCCCGCCGTGCTGCCCGCCGACGTCACGGTCACGTTCGGCGCGGGAAAGGCCGGCCTGATGCAGGGCCCCGGGCGCGCGCTCGCGGGCCGCGTGGAGCTGGTCGACGTCGGTCTCGACCTCTCGGGGGCGACGCCGCTGGTGCGCGCCGCGCGCTGA
- a CDS encoding NADPH:quinone reductase, protein MRAIAYTRMGAPDVLQPVDRDEAAPGPGEVRVRVVVSGVNPTDWKSRDGGAPGQELPFPEVVPNQDGAGVIDAVGPGVTDLAVGDRVWIMLAAHGRPTGTAQEKTVLPVDRVAPLPDGLSFDLGASLGVPAVTAHRALTVSEDGPSRLAPGALAGTHVLVAGGAGAVGHAAIQLARWAGATVITTVSSPEKAALATAAGAHHVVDYKAGDAAAEIQSIAPDGVDLIVEVAPAQNAALNQAVAKNRASVAVYANNGGDTVTLPVVDSFVKNLRYQFLLLYTVGQEALDVARADIHLALIDGALPVGEDAGLPITRFPLERTADAQQAVEDGVTGKVLIDVTPA, encoded by the coding sequence ATGAGAGCCATCGCCTACACCCGCATGGGTGCCCCCGACGTCCTGCAGCCCGTCGACCGCGACGAGGCCGCCCCCGGCCCCGGCGAGGTGCGCGTCCGCGTCGTCGTCTCGGGCGTGAACCCCACCGACTGGAAGTCCCGCGACGGCGGAGCGCCCGGCCAGGAGCTGCCGTTCCCCGAGGTCGTCCCGAACCAGGACGGCGCCGGCGTCATCGACGCCGTCGGCCCCGGAGTGACCGACCTCGCCGTCGGCGACCGGGTCTGGATCATGCTGGCCGCCCACGGCCGCCCCACCGGCACCGCGCAGGAGAAGACGGTCCTGCCCGTCGACCGCGTCGCGCCGCTGCCCGACGGCCTGTCCTTCGACCTCGGCGCGAGCCTCGGCGTCCCCGCGGTCACCGCCCACCGCGCGCTCACCGTCTCCGAGGACGGCCCGTCGCGCCTCGCGCCCGGCGCCCTCGCCGGCACGCACGTGCTCGTCGCGGGCGGCGCGGGAGCGGTCGGCCACGCGGCCATCCAGCTCGCGCGCTGGGCCGGCGCGACCGTGATCACCACGGTCAGCTCGCCCGAGAAGGCCGCCCTCGCGACGGCCGCCGGCGCGCACCACGTCGTCGACTACAAGGCGGGCGACGCGGCCGCGGAGATCCAGTCCATCGCGCCCGACGGCGTCGACCTGATCGTGGAGGTCGCCCCCGCCCAGAACGCCGCGCTCAACCAGGCGGTCGCCAAGAACCGCGCCTCGGTCGCGGTGTACGCGAACAACGGCGGCGACACCGTCACGCTGCCCGTGGTCGACAGCTTCGTGAAGAACCTGCGCTACCAGTTCCTGCTGCTCTACACGGTGGGCCAGGAGGCGCTCGACGTCGCCCGCGCGGACATCCACCTCGCCCTCATCGACGGCGCGCTGCCGGTCGGCGAGGACGCGGGCCTGCCGATCACCCGCTTCCCGCTGGAGCGCACGGCCGACGCCCAGCAGGCCGTCGAGGACGGCGTGACCGGCAAGGTGCTGATCGACGTGACGCCCGCCTGA
- a CDS encoding amidohydrolase → MSALLLAGGRLPGSDAPVDVLVRDGLIASVGPAGSADATGVGIRALDGRFVIPGLWDNHVHFTQWTKVSRRLDLSRASSAAEAVDLVRAALAARAASTGSGPVTSAGTPEALVGYGFRDGLWPDLPTKDLLDVVAGDTPVLLVSGDLHCCWASSAALAPHGYGDHPTGLLREEDCFDFMYRVEEGDASSLDAQAVQVAREAARRGVVGVVDLEIDWNPARWRRLAALGHDALRVEVGVWPQDLDRARDEGLRTGDVLAGTGGLVRVGPAKVVTDGSLNTRTAYCFDPYPDLDGQGGDAHGGACGQLSVPPEELRELMVRAARQGLRPAIHAIGDHANRLALDAFAHLDRELGGAHRDADGLAGSIEHAQLLTHEDVARFAALGVVASVQPEHAMDDRDIAEVYWAGRTARAFALADLRAAGTRLALGSDAPVAPLDPWATMSAAVGRSRDGREPWHPEQAIDRAAALDASVRTRVAVGERADLVVVERDPLAASTSADDLRAMRVSATLLGGRFTHDTLGG, encoded by the coding sequence GTGAGCGCGCTGCTCCTCGCGGGCGGACGCCTGCCCGGATCCGACGCGCCCGTCGACGTGCTCGTCCGCGACGGGCTCATCGCGTCCGTCGGGCCGGCCGGATCCGCGGATGCGACCGGCGTCGGGATCCGCGCGCTCGACGGCCGGTTCGTGATCCCGGGCCTCTGGGACAACCACGTGCATTTCACGCAGTGGACCAAGGTGTCGCGCCGCCTCGACCTCTCGCGGGCGTCGTCCGCCGCGGAGGCCGTCGACCTCGTGCGCGCCGCGCTCGCGGCCCGCGCCGCATCCACCGGATCCGGACCGGTCACGAGCGCGGGCACCCCCGAGGCGCTCGTCGGCTACGGGTTCCGCGACGGGCTCTGGCCCGACCTCCCCACGAAGGACCTGCTCGACGTCGTCGCGGGCGACACCCCCGTGCTGCTCGTCAGCGGCGACCTGCACTGCTGCTGGGCGAGCTCCGCCGCGCTCGCGCCGCACGGCTACGGGGATCACCCCACCGGCCTCCTGCGCGAGGAAGACTGCTTCGACTTCATGTACCGCGTGGAGGAGGGCGACGCGTCGTCGCTCGACGCGCAGGCCGTGCAGGTCGCGCGCGAGGCCGCGCGCCGCGGCGTGGTCGGCGTCGTCGACCTCGAGATCGACTGGAATCCGGCTCGCTGGCGCCGACTCGCCGCCCTCGGCCACGACGCGCTCCGCGTGGAGGTCGGCGTCTGGCCGCAGGACCTCGACCGGGCGCGCGACGAGGGGCTCCGCACGGGCGACGTGCTCGCGGGCACCGGCGGGCTCGTGCGCGTGGGACCCGCGAAGGTCGTCACCGACGGATCCCTCAACACCCGCACCGCGTACTGCTTCGACCCTTACCCCGACCTCGACGGCCAGGGCGGCGACGCGCACGGCGGCGCGTGCGGCCAGCTCTCCGTGCCGCCGGAGGAGCTGCGGGAGCTCATGGTGCGCGCCGCGCGGCAGGGGCTGCGGCCCGCGATCCACGCCATCGGCGACCACGCGAACCGGCTCGCGCTCGACGCGTTCGCGCACCTCGACCGCGAGCTCGGGGGCGCGCACCGCGACGCCGACGGGCTCGCCGGATCCATCGAGCACGCTCAGCTGCTGACGCACGAGGACGTCGCCCGGTTCGCCGCGCTCGGCGTGGTCGCGAGCGTGCAGCCCGAGCACGCCATGGACGACCGCGACATCGCCGAGGTCTACTGGGCAGGCCGCACGGCCCGCGCCTTCGCCCTCGCCGACCTCCGCGCCGCCGGCACGCGCCTCGCCCTCGGCTCCGACGCGCCCGTCGCGCCGCTGGATCCGTGGGCCACCATGAGCGCCGCCGTCGGCCGGTCGCGCGACGGCCGCGAGCCCTGGCACCCGGAGCAGGCCATCGACCGGGCGGCCGCGCTCGACGCCTCCGTCCGCACGCGCGTGGCCGTGGGGGAGCGGGCCGACCTCGTGGTCGTGGAGCGGGATCCGCTCGCCGCATCGACCTCCGCCGACGACCTCCGGGCGATGCGCGTGTCCGCCACCCTGCTCGGCGGCCGGTTCACGCACGACACGCTCGGGGGCTGA
- a CDS encoding FMN-binding negative transcriptional regulator, producing the protein MRENPSFALEDVAEIRRLVDGNPWATIVSGTGAGLVASHYPVLLDPDRDDLTLLTHVGRPDERIHELGQRDGADGEVLVIVQGPHGYVSPGWYDADPAVPTWNHISAHLTCRVEILSAEENLRVLGQLVDRFEDRMPEPRRMEGTAADAAYAARISAGTVGLRLVATRFVAKAKLSQNKPPHVVERVLHELEHGAEYPNPALAAEMRRARDLTAGGSAGIDA; encoded by the coding sequence GTGAGGGAGAACCCGTCATTCGCGCTCGAGGACGTCGCCGAGATCCGCCGCCTCGTCGACGGGAACCCGTGGGCCACCATCGTGAGCGGCACGGGTGCGGGGCTCGTCGCGTCGCACTACCCGGTGCTGCTGGATCCCGACCGCGACGACCTCACGCTCCTCACCCACGTGGGCCGCCCCGACGAGCGGATCCACGAGCTCGGCCAGCGCGACGGCGCCGACGGCGAGGTGCTCGTCATCGTCCAGGGCCCGCACGGCTACGTGTCGCCCGGCTGGTACGACGCCGACCCGGCTGTGCCCACCTGGAACCACATCAGCGCACACCTGACCTGCCGCGTCGAGATCCTCTCGGCCGAGGAGAACCTGCGGGTGCTCGGGCAGCTGGTGGACCGCTTCGAGGACCGCATGCCGGAGCCGCGCCGCATGGAGGGCACGGCCGCCGACGCCGCGTACGCCGCCCGGATCAGCGCCGGCACCGTGGGCCTCCGCCTCGTCGCCACGCGGTTCGTCGCCAAGGCCAAGCTCAGCCAGAACAAGCCGCCGCACGTGGTCGAGCGCGTGCTCCACGAGCTCGAGCACGGCGCGGAGTACCCGAACCCGGCGCTCGCCGCGGAGATGCGGCGTGCCAGGGACCTGACCGCGGGCGGATCCGCCGGGATCGACGCGTGA